A stretch of Roseibium porphyridii DNA encodes these proteins:
- a CDS encoding FGGY family carbohydrate kinase: MSRDVILAIDEGTTNSKAVLVSLSGEIIASGTAPVPIQHPQSGWVQQDALSIWTATQDAISECLDQAPDASVLALGISNQRESILIWDRKSGAPLGPVLTWQCRRTSAICADLKAAGHETEVIARTGLPLDPLFPPTKIAWLLEHHAAGIEDICIGTVDSWLIWQFSGGRVHATDRSNAARTQLYNLALGKWDDGLCNLFGVNPASLPEVRDSAHVFGETRDVGVLPEGIPISSAIGDSHAALFGHGAFEHGDGKVTFGTGSSIMTTIPEFVLPPKGLTTTIAWSLDGQATYALEGNILVSASVFPWAAKILGLENVDELLNLAQTVESANGVCLVPAHVGLGAPHWDAQARALISGLSFVSEPAHIARAAADSMAHQVADIFDVILEAGKNVGRLFVDGGPSENGFLMQLVADLISHPVTPCKNSETSAVGAAYLAGLATGFWPDLHALRSLMSHDQPIEVGITNRERKELRAEWRDAIARTTLRL, encoded by the coding sequence GTGTCGCGTGATGTCATTCTTGCGATTGACGAAGGTACGACGAATTCCAAAGCCGTGCTTGTGTCGCTATCCGGAGAGATAATCGCTTCAGGAACTGCGCCGGTGCCGATCCAGCATCCTCAATCGGGATGGGTTCAACAGGATGCTTTGTCGATATGGACTGCAACTCAAGACGCGATCTCGGAATGCCTCGACCAAGCTCCAGACGCCAGTGTACTCGCCCTCGGGATTTCCAATCAGCGTGAATCGATTCTGATTTGGGATCGCAAGTCGGGTGCGCCACTTGGGCCGGTATTGACCTGGCAATGCCGCAGAACATCAGCAATTTGTGCAGACCTGAAAGCAGCGGGGCATGAAACGGAGGTGATCGCACGCACCGGTTTGCCGCTAGATCCACTGTTTCCGCCAACAAAAATTGCCTGGCTTCTGGAGCATCACGCAGCAGGCATCGAAGATATCTGTATTGGTACGGTGGACAGCTGGCTGATCTGGCAGTTTTCGGGCGGTCGCGTACATGCCACCGACCGTTCAAATGCAGCGCGCACACAACTGTATAATCTTGCTCTGGGTAAATGGGACGACGGTCTTTGCAATTTGTTCGGTGTAAACCCGGCTTCACTGCCTGAAGTTCGGGATTCCGCCCATGTCTTTGGTGAAACCCGGGATGTTGGCGTGTTGCCTGAGGGCATTCCTATTTCTTCTGCCATCGGCGATTCACATGCTGCCCTGTTTGGCCACGGCGCATTCGAACATGGCGACGGCAAAGTCACCTTCGGCACAGGCTCGTCGATCATGACCACGATCCCTGAATTTGTTTTGCCACCGAAGGGACTGACGACGACCATCGCATGGTCACTTGACGGCCAGGCGACCTATGCTCTTGAAGGCAACATTCTGGTCAGTGCGTCGGTTTTTCCCTGGGCGGCGAAAATCCTGGGTTTAGAGAATGTGGATGAACTGCTCAACCTGGCGCAAACTGTCGAGAGCGCCAATGGCGTCTGCCTGGTGCCGGCCCATGTTGGCCTTGGGGCGCCTCACTGGGACGCGCAGGCACGTGCACTGATCTCCGGCCTGTCATTTGTGTCTGAGCCTGCTCATATCGCCAGGGCCGCAGCAGATAGCATGGCTCATCAGGTAGCTGACATTTTTGATGTCATCTTAGAAGCAGGAAAGAATGTAGGAAGGCTTTTTGTCGATGGAGGCCCGAGCGAAAACGGCTTCCTGATGCAATTGGTGGCCGACTTGATTTCGCACCCGGTAACGCCTTGCAAGAATTCTGAAACGTCGGCCGTCGGCGCGGCATACCTTGCCGGTCTCGCCACAGGTTTTTGGCCTGATCTGCATGCGTTGAGAAGCCTAATGTCTCATGACCAACCCATCGAGGTAGGGATTACGAACAGGGAAAGAAAGGAATTACGTGCTGAATGGCGAGATGCCATTGCACGCACAACACTCCGGTTGTAG
- a CDS encoding transketolase family protein — MNATFDTAKLHDCRDAFVGALEQLGAANEHIVAVCNDSVGSSKLAGFRDKFPDRLINVGIAEQNMVGVGAGLANGGKIPFVCAASPFLTGRALEQIKADVAYSEANVKLVGISSGLAYGELGATHHSIEDFAWVRALPNVPVVAPADRNETAAAIKWAADYQGGLFLRLSRVGVPDLFPEDHVFKPGQANLLRSGSDVTIIANGTLTYRAMIAAEMLDLQGISARVLNMATVRPIDTPSIVNAATETGAIVTCEEHTVYGGLGSAVAEVVVDECPVPMKRLGVPGIFAPTGSANFLLDEFGMSPEGIAGSTADLLKRKG, encoded by the coding sequence ATGAATGCAACCTTCGATACAGCCAAATTGCATGACTGCCGGGATGCGTTTGTCGGAGCACTGGAACAACTGGGTGCAGCCAACGAACACATTGTTGCTGTATGCAACGATTCAGTTGGATCGTCCAAACTTGCAGGATTTCGTGACAAATTTCCGGACCGATTGATCAATGTCGGCATCGCCGAACAGAACATGGTTGGTGTCGGTGCCGGACTTGCAAATGGCGGAAAGATACCGTTCGTTTGCGCCGCATCACCGTTTCTGACCGGTCGTGCGCTGGAACAGATCAAAGCAGACGTCGCCTACTCTGAAGCGAATGTGAAACTGGTCGGCATCAGCTCCGGTCTTGCCTATGGTGAACTGGGCGCTACACACCACTCGATTGAAGATTTTGCCTGGGTGCGTGCCCTCCCCAATGTCCCTGTGGTTGCACCAGCAGACCGAAATGAAACAGCTGCGGCCATCAAATGGGCTGCAGACTATCAAGGTGGTCTTTTCCTGCGTCTGAGCAGAGTTGGCGTGCCGGACCTGTTCCCGGAAGATCACGTTTTTAAACCAGGGCAAGCCAATCTGCTGCGCAGTGGCTCAGACGTGACCATCATCGCCAACGGAACTTTGACTTATCGGGCGATGATTGCGGCGGAAATGCTCGACTTGCAAGGGATATCGGCGCGCGTTTTGAATATGGCCACGGTGCGCCCAATCGATACTCCGTCAATCGTCAATGCAGCTACCGAGACCGGTGCCATTGTCACATGCGAAGAGCATACGGTGTATGGCGGGCTTGGCAGTGCAGTCGCAGAGGTTGTCGTGGACGAATGCCCGGTTCCTATGAAACGCCTTGGCGTTCCGGGTATCTTTGCGCCCACAGGGTCAGCCAATTTTCTGCTGGACGAATTCGGAATGTCACCAGAGGGTATTGCCGGAAGTACCGCTGATCTGTTGAAGCGCAAAGGATAG
- a CDS encoding transketolase, whose amino-acid sequence MNTHDLQTIANRIRRRDLQAVFDAGAGHIGGELSVIDLLTALYFKIMSVDPDDPLAPDRDRFVLSKGHTALALYTVLAEKGFIQKDEISTFLKPHSRLNGHPNRTKVPGVETNTGPLGHGLPIAVGMAMAAKLSGASWRTFVITGDGEMQEGSNWEAIMSAAHFQLGNLSLIIDHNRLQQGARLEETNDIAPFRPKLEAFGWTVEEIDGHDMDQICAALASVSITTNKPKCIVAHTNKGHGVSFMSDNVAWHHKVPNESQYKQAMAELEKAAP is encoded by the coding sequence ATGAACACGCATGATCTTCAAACAATTGCAAACCGCATCAGACGACGTGACCTGCAAGCCGTCTTTGATGCAGGGGCAGGACATATCGGTGGAGAGCTTTCAGTCATTGATCTGCTAACGGCCTTGTACTTCAAGATCATGTCCGTTGATCCGGATGATCCATTGGCTCCGGACCGAGATCGGTTCGTTTTGAGCAAAGGCCACACCGCGCTCGCGCTTTATACAGTTCTGGCTGAAAAGGGATTTATTCAGAAGGATGAGATCTCGACCTTCCTGAAACCTCATTCACGGCTGAACGGGCATCCAAACCGCACAAAGGTCCCGGGTGTGGAAACCAATACCGGTCCGTTAGGGCACGGGTTACCCATTGCTGTTGGCATGGCAATGGCCGCAAAGCTGAGCGGGGCATCCTGGCGAACGTTCGTGATTACCGGCGATGGTGAAATGCAAGAAGGCTCAAATTGGGAAGCAATCATGAGTGCTGCGCATTTCCAATTGGGAAACCTGTCACTGATCATCGATCACAACCGACTGCAACAGGGTGCGCGTCTTGAAGAAACCAATGACATTGCACCGTTCAGACCCAAGCTCGAAGCCTTTGGATGGACCGTAGAGGAGATTGACGGTCACGATATGGATCAGATTTGCGCAGCGCTCGCTTCAGTATCAATAACGACGAACAAGCCAAAGTGTATCGTTGCTCACACGAACAAGGGACACGGTGTCTCGTTCATGTCCGACAATGTGGCTTGGCACCACAAGGTACCAAACGAAAGTCAGTACAAACAGGCTATGGCTGAACTGGAAAAGGCGGCGCCATGA
- a CDS encoding ABC transporter permease, translating into MTTSTESEAKPKYSDLFSLSGATGPLIGLLVLCAFLSFATDSFLSFRNFLNIADQITVLGIMAVGMTFVILIGGIDLSVGSILALSMMVLGYLNVEAGLPMSVAITGALLSAALAGAVSGLLITEFKVPAFIATLAMMSIARGLANMITNGSQIIGFPTWFNLGAIIRHFGFLTVTVAVMLVVFAVAMLFLRFREEGRSLYAIGGNPEVARLAGINVRLTTVMVYVVCAVLSGLAGILLAARLDSVQPSSGVAYELDAIAAVVIGGTSLSGGTGGVVGTIIGVLIIGVLRNGLNLLSVSPFLQAVIIGLVIVLAVAAETFKHRGSR; encoded by the coding sequence ATGACGACGTCTACCGAGTCGGAGGCAAAGCCGAAATATTCGGATTTATTTTCGCTCAGCGGGGCGACAGGGCCTTTGATCGGGCTTTTGGTGCTGTGCGCATTCCTGTCTTTTGCAACCGACTCTTTCCTTTCCTTTCGGAATTTCCTGAACATTGCCGATCAGATTACGGTTCTCGGCATCATGGCTGTTGGTATGACTTTCGTCATTCTGATCGGCGGTATCGACTTGTCAGTCGGGTCGATCCTTGCCTTGTCAATGATGGTGCTGGGGTACCTCAATGTTGAGGCCGGCCTGCCCATGAGCGTGGCCATCACCGGCGCTCTGCTGTCGGCGGCCCTGGCGGGTGCCGTGTCGGGGCTGCTGATAACCGAGTTTAAGGTTCCCGCGTTCATTGCGACCTTGGCAATGATGTCGATAGCGCGCGGACTTGCGAACATGATTACCAATGGATCTCAGATCATCGGGTTTCCGACCTGGTTCAACTTGGGAGCCATTATCCGGCACTTCGGATTTCTGACTGTAACCGTAGCGGTCATGCTTGTTGTTTTCGCAGTCGCCATGCTGTTTCTGCGGTTTCGTGAAGAAGGCCGATCTCTTTACGCGATCGGGGGCAACCCTGAGGTGGCCCGGCTTGCGGGCATCAACGTCCGACTTACCACGGTTATGGTCTATGTCGTGTGCGCCGTTCTTTCAGGGCTGGCCGGTATTTTGCTGGCCGCCCGCCTGGACTCGGTGCAACCAAGTTCGGGTGTCGCTTATGAACTGGATGCAATTGCTGCAGTTGTGATTGGAGGCACCAGCCTGTCCGGTGGAACGGGAGGAGTGGTCGGCACGATCATAGGCGTCCTGATTATCGGCGTACTGCGCAACGGTCTCAATCTTCTCAGTGTGTCTCCGTTCCTT